The Fimbriimonas ginsengisoli Gsoil 348 genome window below encodes:
- a CDS encoding type IV pilus twitching motility protein PilT, whose protein sequence is MNLTTLFDEAKERKASDLHLASGETPCVRIAGKLVRLDMQPLDRAVLSAILEPVLPMEAKIRVDSGLPVEKTVIHGDLAFVGIFFRSGDDGIAATFRMLSNGVPPLEQIGEGALPLMNRIAETSRGLVLVTGPTGSGKWTTVCSILDKINGEKAARLFVVESHPNFRFGSKQSLVTQLHVGQDCDSYTRALEIAQQADLDVVALDDIPTAEALRQMLILAETGHLVIANMHADSVVDALQRLLGSAGSEAEALRRSLAQNLVAVTSQRLFPRAQRSGRVPAYSWISANPATREALLTGDLARLEELQGTDPDCQSLNATLDTLVAAGEVTEEAASIHRA, encoded by the coding sequence ATGAACCTGACCACCCTCTTCGACGAAGCCAAGGAACGAAAAGCGTCCGATCTCCACCTCGCGTCTGGCGAAACCCCGTGCGTACGAATCGCCGGCAAGTTGGTCCGCCTCGACATGCAGCCGCTCGACCGAGCGGTCCTCTCCGCCATTCTCGAACCGGTGCTGCCGATGGAGGCGAAAATCCGGGTCGATTCCGGGCTGCCGGTCGAGAAGACCGTCATCCACGGGGATCTCGCATTCGTCGGGATCTTCTTCCGGTCCGGCGACGACGGAATCGCGGCGACTTTCCGCATGCTCTCGAATGGAGTTCCTCCCCTGGAGCAGATTGGCGAAGGCGCGCTGCCGCTTATGAATCGCATTGCCGAAACCTCCCGCGGGCTCGTCCTCGTCACCGGCCCGACCGGTAGCGGAAAGTGGACCACCGTGTGCTCCATCCTCGACAAGATCAACGGGGAGAAGGCCGCCCGGCTGTTCGTGGTGGAGTCTCATCCGAACTTTCGGTTTGGCAGCAAGCAGAGCCTCGTGACCCAACTCCACGTTGGCCAGGATTGCGACAGCTACACGAGGGCGCTGGAGATCGCTCAACAGGCGGATTTGGACGTCGTCGCCCTCGACGATATTCCGACTGCGGAGGCGCTTCGGCAGATGCTGATCCTCGCAGAAACCGGCCATCTGGTGATCGCCAACATGCACGCGGACAGCGTCGTGGACGCACTTCAGCGGCTTCTCGGCTCCGCCGGCTCGGAGGCCGAAGCATTGCGCCGCTCTCTCGCCCAGAACCTGGTGGCCGTGACCTCTCAACGCCTCTTCCCCCGCGCCCAGCGCTCCGGCCGCGTCCCCGCCTACTCCTGGATCTCCGCAAACCCCGCTACCCGCGAAGCTCTCCTTACCGGCGACTTGGCTCGACTTGAAGAGTTGCAAGGCACCGACCCCGATTGCCAATCGCTCAACGCGACCCTCGACACTCTTGTTGCCGCTGGCGAGGTTACGGAGGAAGCGGCCAGCATCCACCGGGCTTAG
- a CDS encoding RNA polymerase sigma factor: MVIHDDESDDSLMEKAAAGNTAAFDRIVRRHQHRLQRFATRMLGGDSARGADVAVGAFLRLWESRGTFRSCGQLGAWLLKSAYRQCLDLLGERIHEPLDADFGTPGESLDARVEKTALAQAVRDAVMELPQSHRAVLVLSVYEGMSYDAIAAALEIPAGTVASRKNHAISILRGRLAAWNDDLLELRQ; the protein is encoded by the coding sequence ATGGTGATCCACGACGACGAGAGCGACGATAGTTTGATGGAGAAGGCAGCGGCAGGAAATACCGCCGCCTTCGACCGGATCGTTCGACGGCATCAGCATCGGCTTCAGCGGTTTGCCACCCGGATGCTTGGGGGCGATTCCGCTCGCGGCGCCGACGTGGCGGTCGGCGCGTTCCTCCGACTCTGGGAGAGTCGCGGTACGTTCCGATCGTGCGGCCAGCTTGGCGCCTGGCTGCTCAAGAGCGCCTATCGCCAATGCCTGGACCTGCTCGGCGAGCGGATCCATGAACCTCTCGACGCCGACTTTGGAACGCCTGGCGAATCCTTGGATGCGCGGGTAGAGAAGACGGCGCTCGCCCAAGCGGTGCGAGACGCGGTGATGGAGTTGCCGCAAAGCCACCGAGCCGTCCTCGTTCTCTCGGTCTACGAGGGGATGAGCTACGACGCGATCGCCGCCGCGTTGGAGATTCCCGCCGGCACCGTCGCAAGCCGCAAGAATCACGCGATCTCGATATTGCGAGGGCGGCTCGCCGCCTGGAACGACGACCTCTTGGAGCTACGACAATGA
- a CDS encoding DUF2239 family protein: MSYEIESQARACTAFAGERQIASGELWEVALTVKEEVGRGESLPILIFDDFTGAQFDIDVRGTSDDVRQRYAPAAEPPRGPGRPKLGVVPREVTLLQSHWDWLNAQSGGASVALRKLVHDAMRSSVDKDRARQAIEATYRFLSSMAGNLPNFEEASRALFAEDQVRFGELTAAWPADIREHANKLLTSR; encoded by the coding sequence ATGAGTTACGAGATAGAATCGCAGGCTAGAGCCTGTACGGCATTTGCCGGAGAAAGGCAGATTGCATCCGGCGAGCTTTGGGAGGTCGCCTTGACGGTTAAGGAAGAGGTTGGTAGAGGAGAATCACTTCCGATTCTGATCTTCGACGACTTCACGGGCGCTCAATTCGACATCGACGTTCGGGGGACGTCGGACGACGTTCGGCAGCGGTACGCCCCCGCCGCCGAACCACCTAGGGGACCGGGTCGCCCGAAGCTGGGGGTCGTTCCACGTGAGGTCACTTTGCTGCAGAGTCATTGGGATTGGTTGAACGCCCAATCCGGCGGCGCTTCCGTTGCCCTGCGAAAACTGGTTCACGATGCGATGCGGTCGTCGGTCGACAAAGACCGGGCTCGTCAAGCCATCGAAGCGACGTACCGCTTTCTCTCCTCGATGGCCGGCAATCTCCCGAACTTCGAAGAAGCCAGCCGAGCTCTTTTCGCTGAAGACCAGGTCAGGTTCGGCGAACTAACCGCTGCTTGGCCCGCAGACATTCGCGAACACGCCAATAAGCTGCTGACAAGTCGTTAG
- a CDS encoding anti-sigma factor family protein translates to MNCFDFRSLLAPYLDGDLAASDARLLERHVARCDECRHELETLRDSGVALIALRGDTASHDLRSRVLSALREAASKGGILHRRPKIRWGLPALAAAMAVASGAYICWPRHDPAGEILDRMETAVRQSRTLHMTCRWYKPTDHEKMMTQREIWRDGSTSRWDEAGGTTAILEHHGMRLIRAGQGQLPAQAVSLCRVPTLEVMLSGIVRINGVAVETEDGVSWHGTNYRALIVRDRGLDGSPLRTIFLLDPESSLPVKGEQQKQVDGRWETEGTLQFEFNQPIKPGIFSPT, encoded by the coding sequence TTGAACTGTTTCGACTTCCGCTCCTTGTTGGCTCCGTACTTGGATGGCGATCTCGCCGCAAGCGATGCGCGGCTGCTGGAGCGACACGTCGCTCGCTGCGACGAATGCCGCCACGAGTTAGAGACGTTGCGAGACTCGGGCGTGGCCTTGATCGCCCTTCGAGGGGACACCGCTTCGCACGACTTGCGATCGCGCGTCTTGTCGGCACTTCGGGAAGCCGCGTCGAAAGGCGGAATCCTTCACCGGAGGCCCAAGATTCGGTGGGGTTTGCCCGCTCTGGCCGCCGCGATGGCGGTTGCCTCTGGGGCATATATCTGTTGGCCGAGGCACGATCCGGCAGGTGAGATTCTAGATAGGATGGAGACCGCGGTACGGCAAAGCCGGACCCTTCACATGACATGCCGCTGGTACAAGCCCACCGATCACGAGAAGATGATGACTCAGCGCGAAATCTGGCGCGACGGTTCGACGAGCCGCTGGGACGAAGCGGGAGGGACCACCGCCATCCTCGAGCATCATGGGATGCGTTTGATCCGGGCCGGCCAGGGCCAGCTCCCGGCTCAAGCGGTATCTCTCTGCCGGGTTCCCACCCTCGAAGTGATGCTGAGTGGGATCGTGCGGATCAACGGCGTCGCCGTTGAAACCGAAGATGGCGTCTCCTGGCACGGGACAAACTATCGAGCCCTGATCGTGCGCGATCGTGGCCTCGACGGAAGTCCACTCCGAACCATCTTCCTCCTCGACCCGGAGAGCTCGCTCCCGGTCAAAGGTGAGCAGCAAAAACAGGTCGACGGCCGCTGGGAGACCGAAGGCACGCTCCAATTCGAGTTCAACCAGCCGATCAAACCGGGCATTTTTTCTCCGACTTAG
- a CDS encoding RNA polymerase sigma factor, whose amino-acid sequence MKELEQQWVEKFQRGDPEGFEAVFRVYGDSVFRICYRLSGCRAEAEDLAQETFVAAFRSRQKFEGRSALGTWLYRLALDCCRREIRRSAPRTMPILVDVPTNDPRMTATADAISLEEALLQLPHNLRESLLLVKVEGLKYREAAAVLGVPTGTVQYWVFEGLIRMRTLMPGFESGESY is encoded by the coding sequence ATGAAGGAATTAGAGCAGCAATGGGTCGAGAAATTCCAACGGGGCGATCCCGAGGGGTTCGAGGCTGTGTTCCGGGTCTATGGGGATAGTGTGTTTCGTATTTGTTATCGTTTGAGCGGCTGCCGCGCCGAGGCGGAAGACCTCGCGCAGGAGACTTTCGTCGCCGCGTTCCGAAGCCGTCAAAAATTCGAAGGGCGCTCCGCGCTCGGGACATGGCTCTACCGGCTGGCGCTCGACTGTTGCCGTCGGGAAATCCGGCGATCGGCCCCTCGCACGATGCCGATTCTCGTGGACGTCCCAACAAACGATCCGCGCATGACTGCAACCGCCGACGCCATCTCCCTGGAAGAGGCGCTGTTGCAACTTCCGCATAACCTCAGGGAATCGCTCCTCCTGGTTAAGGTCGAAGGGTTGAAGTATCGCGAGGCCGCCGCCGTGCTGGGCGTGCCGACCGGCACCGTCCAGTATTGGGTTTTCGAAGGCTTGATTCGTATGCGCACCCTGATGCCAGGCTTTGAATCGGGGGAGTCGTATTGA
- a CDS encoding prepilin-type N-terminal cleavage/methylation domain-containing protein, giving the protein MRGGFTLIELLVVVAILALLAAILFPVLSSAKRAAKSSACIAHEAQLGVALGLYAVDFDDGLPGAGEDQSNDADGSEIGGDSWLDTVQPYSKSRLIYRCPADESPNWEALIEPRQTSYGLNAFFAPNHPPFFGFKLDQVNHPSECVLVAELAETWTEDHFSPMYWGTPSLVTDALRQESQWNAAIHQPKPLDELRHPGGSNYLFSDFHAKKSRFSRLWHQSSGVKPSIDQFDPTW; this is encoded by the coding sequence ATGCGCGGCGGTTTCACTCTGATCGAATTGCTGGTGGTGGTGGCCATTTTGGCCCTGCTCGCGGCCATTCTATTCCCGGTCCTGAGCTCGGCCAAGAGGGCGGCCAAGTCCTCCGCGTGCATCGCCCACGAGGCGCAGCTTGGGGTGGCGCTCGGCCTCTACGCCGTCGACTTTGACGATGGACTTCCCGGTGCGGGCGAGGATCAATCGAACGACGCCGACGGTTCGGAGATCGGTGGCGACAGTTGGCTCGACACGGTGCAGCCGTACTCCAAGTCTCGCCTCATCTATCGATGCCCCGCCGACGAGTCCCCGAACTGGGAAGCGCTTATCGAGCCCCGCCAAACCTCGTACGGCTTGAACGCGTTCTTCGCACCGAACCATCCCCCGTTCTTCGGTTTCAAGCTCGACCAAGTGAACCATCCATCCGAGTGCGTGCTCGTGGCCGAACTGGCGGAGACGTGGACGGAAGATCACTTCTCACCGATGTATTGGGGCACGCCGTCCTTGGTCACCGATGCTCTCCGCCAAGAATCTCAGTGGAACGCCGCAATCCACCAACCGAAGCCGCTCGACGAGTTACGGCACCCAGGTGGATCCAACTATCTGTTCTCCGACTTCCACGCGAAGAAATCGAGATTTAGCCGATTGTGGCATCAGTCGTCAGGAGTCAAGCCGTCGATCGACCAGTTCGACCCGACCTGGTGA
- a CDS encoding dihydrodipicolinate synthase family protein — MDRHTGAPAVMNLNEIYGKRRMGRQIEGMAAILLPFDDQDRIAEESFMALVRETLDAGLTPAVNMDTGYANLITDEERTRVLHLTREAANGREFVAGAFVEGRSGDLVELYRREIGEIERFGGTPILFQTSRLHNVPAQEVVSTYACAVAGVERAYAFELGRVFAPNGEIWSEEVVTGIMEIPEIKGMKHSSLDRIVELARLDLRDRIRPEFSIFTGNDLGIDMIEFGSDYLLGLATFSPAKFAERDRLWAAGDPGYLALADALQHLGNLAFRAPVPAYKHSAAVFLHLLGKIPTDRTHPRAPTRPAWEAEILRDCAIRLDLL; from the coding sequence TTGGATCGACATACCGGAGCTCCCGCGGTGATGAACCTCAACGAGATTTACGGCAAGCGGCGGATGGGCCGGCAGATCGAAGGGATGGCGGCCATCCTCTTGCCTTTCGACGATCAGGACCGGATCGCTGAAGAGTCGTTCATGGCGCTGGTCCGCGAGACACTAGACGCGGGCCTTACGCCGGCCGTCAACATGGACACCGGATACGCCAACCTCATCACGGACGAGGAGCGAACCCGCGTCTTGCACCTCACCCGAGAAGCCGCAAACGGCCGTGAGTTCGTGGCGGGCGCGTTTGTCGAAGGTCGGTCGGGCGATTTGGTCGAGTTGTACCGCCGGGAAATCGGGGAAATCGAACGCTTCGGCGGCACCCCGATCCTCTTTCAAACCTCTCGACTTCACAACGTCCCGGCCCAGGAGGTCGTGTCGACCTACGCCTGCGCGGTGGCGGGAGTGGAGCGGGCCTATGCCTTCGAGCTTGGCCGAGTGTTTGCGCCGAACGGGGAGATCTGGTCGGAGGAAGTGGTGACCGGAATCATGGAGATCCCGGAGATTAAGGGGATGAAGCACTCCAGCCTCGATCGAATAGTCGAGCTGGCCCGCCTCGATCTTAGAGATCGTATTCGGCCGGAGTTCTCTATCTTCACCGGCAACGACCTCGGCATCGACATGATCGAGTTCGGGAGCGATTACCTTCTTGGGCTGGCCACCTTTTCGCCCGCCAAATTTGCCGAACGTGACCGGCTCTGGGCAGCCGGCGATCCGGGCTACTTGGCGCTCGCGGATGCTCTCCAGCACCTGGGGAATCTCGCCTTCCGGGCTCCCGTTCCCGCTTACAAGCACAGCGCGGCGGTGTTCCTGCACCTACTCGGTAAGATCCCGACCGACCGGACTCACCCTCGCGCGCCTACCCGCCCAGCATGGGAAGCGGAGATCCTACGAGACTGCGCGATTCGCTTGGATCTTCTTTAA